In one window of Chryseobacterium sp. JV274 DNA:
- a CDS encoding DUF4290 domain-containing protein, whose amino-acid sequence MEYNTQKTQLNMPEYGRIIQQLVERCKELPTKEERNEMAMAIIDFMGQRNPQLRDEENYKHKLWDHLFILANHDLDVDSPYPFPTPEQLAEKPKRMEYPKLQGDFKFYGKSILQLIEKAIELESGDEKEALIEVIANNMKKSYNVYNKEHVTDDVIFRHLKELSENRLDLTGIDSLEKSKIYYTSNNNNRNNNNNNNRNSNNSNNKNNNQPNKRRHNNNNHKNRK is encoded by the coding sequence ATGGAATACAATACCCAAAAAACTCAGCTTAATATGCCGGAATATGGCAGAATAATACAACAGTTGGTTGAGCGCTGCAAAGAACTTCCTACCAAAGAGGAAAGGAATGAAATGGCTATGGCAATCATCGATTTTATGGGTCAGAGAAACCCACAACTTCGCGACGAGGAAAATTATAAACATAAACTTTGGGACCATCTTTTTATTCTTGCTAATCATGATCTGGACGTAGACTCTCCTTATCCGTTCCCAACTCCGGAACAATTGGCAGAAAAACCTAAAAGAATGGAATATCCAAAACTTCAAGGTGACTTTAAGTTTTACGGAAAGAGTATTCTTCAATTGATAGAAAAAGCAATCGAACTGGAATCTGGTGATGAAAAAGAGGCCCTTATCGAAGTGATTGCCAACAATATGAAGAAGTCTTATAATGTCTATAATAAAGAACATGTGACGGACGATGTTATCTTCCGCCACCTGAAAGAACTGTCTGAAAACAGGTTGGACCTTACGGGAATAGATTCACTTGAAAAAAGTAAAATCTATTACACCAGCAATAACAACAACCGAAATAATAACAATAACAACAATAGGAACAGCAACAACAGCAATAATAAGAACAATAACCAGCCTAACAAGAGAAGGCATAACAACAACAATCATAAAAACAGGAAGTAA
- the murA gene encoding UDP-N-acetylglucosamine 1-carboxyvinyltransferase, whose amino-acid sequence MSGTFQIRGGKRLQGEITPQGAKNEALQILCAVLLTDEEVRIKNIPDIHDVNRLIEILGDFGVKITKNGQGDYTFKADQVNFDYIKSNEFKKDGAKLRGSIMLMGPMLARYGEAYMPTPGGDKIGRRRLDTHFQGLVELGAEFNYDEEEYFYSLKAKELRGKFILLEEASVTGTANIVMAAALAKGKTRIYNAACEPYLQQLCKMLNRMGANISGIGSNLLTIEGVDYLRGTEHTMLPDMVEIGSWIGLAAMTKSEITIKNVNWNQLGVIPNTFRKLGIELEQSGDDIYIPAQEHYKIQKFIDGSILTISDAPWPGFTPDLLSIILVVATQAKGSILVHQKMFESRLFFVDKLIDMGAQIILCDPHRATVIGLNQEAPLRGTTMVSPDIRAGNALLIAALSAEGKSIIHNIEQIDRGYENIDGRLKAIGADIERI is encoded by the coding sequence ATGAGTGGAACATTTCAGATAAGAGGAGGAAAAAGACTGCAGGGCGAAATAACTCCACAAGGAGCCAAGAATGAGGCTCTACAAATTTTATGTGCGGTTCTCCTTACGGACGAAGAAGTAAGAATCAAAAATATTCCGGATATTCATGATGTAAACAGACTGATTGAAATTCTTGGAGATTTTGGAGTAAAAATTACTAAAAACGGACAGGGAGATTATACTTTCAAGGCTGATCAGGTAAATTTTGATTATATAAAATCTAACGAGTTCAAAAAAGACGGCGCAAAACTGCGTGGATCTATTATGCTGATGGGCCCGATGCTTGCCCGCTATGGAGAAGCTTATATGCCGACTCCGGGAGGTGACAAAATCGGAAGAAGAAGACTGGATACTCACTTCCAGGGGCTGGTTGAACTGGGTGCTGAATTCAATTATGATGAAGAGGAATATTTCTATTCTTTAAAAGCTAAAGAATTAAGAGGAAAATTCATCTTATTGGAAGAAGCTTCTGTTACCGGAACTGCTAATATTGTAATGGCAGCAGCTCTGGCAAAAGGAAAAACAAGAATCTACAACGCGGCATGCGAACCTTATCTTCAGCAATTGTGTAAAATGCTGAACAGAATGGGAGCCAATATCTCAGGAATCGGATCTAACCTTCTTACTATTGAAGGAGTAGATTATCTGAGAGGAACGGAGCATACAATGCTTCCGGATATGGTAGAAATCGGATCCTGGATTGGTCTTGCGGCCATGACGAAATCTGAAATTACCATCAAAAATGTAAACTGGAACCAGCTTGGTGTCATCCCAAATACATTCAGGAAATTAGGAATCGAACTTGAGCAAAGTGGTGATGACATCTATATTCCTGCTCAGGAACATTATAAAATTCAGAAATTTATTGACGGGTCTATCCTTACTATTTCAGATGCTCCCTGGCCAGGATTTACGCCGGATTTATTATCTATTATTTTAGTGGTAGCTACTCAGGCAAAAGGAAGTATTCTGGTTCATCAGAAAATGTTTGAATCCAGATTATTCTTTGTTGATAAATTAATTGACATGGGAGCTCAGATCATTTTATGTGATCCACACAGAGCAACGGTAATCGGATTGAACCAGGAAGCTCCTCTAAGAGGCACAACGATGGTTTCCCCGGATATCAGAGCCGGAAATGCACTTCTTATTGCAGCACTTTCTGCAGAAGGAAAATCTATTATCCATAATATCGAACAAATCGACAGAGGATATGAAAATATCGATGGAAGGCTGAAAGCAATTGGTGCTGATATCGAAAGAATTTAA
- a CDS encoding NIL domain-containing protein, translating to MITPNPGLQVLQNKINLPKKELLLEIELNGKMKFEHLMNTIYNQFGICHRVLSANVEYVNGYSFGSVQLYINVSSEDFQQLEIYLNKNKLMNTTVEYICRKYF from the coding sequence ATGATTACACCTAATCCGGGCCTGCAGGTTTTACAAAATAAAATTAATCTGCCTAAAAAAGAATTGTTATTGGAAATAGAGTTGAATGGCAAAATGAAATTTGAACATTTAATGAATACCATCTACAATCAATTTGGGATCTGTCATAGAGTGCTATCCGCTAATGTAGAGTATGTGAACGGATATAGTTTTGGTTCAGTGCAGTTATATATTAATGTCAGTTCAGAAGATTTTCAGCAGCTTGAAATCTATCTGAATAAAAATAAACTTATGAATACGACGGTGGAGTATATCTGCAGAAAGTATTTTTAA
- a CDS encoding YiiX/YebB-like N1pC/P60 family cysteine hydrolase has translation MSEFRIKKRKNTVVGFLFCLMLLLIQCKNTYSGNVLLKNGDLLFVTAKESGLSGAINNVTQKQKIASFDHIGILEKDGNKMFVLHAAPKGGSQKQDLKDFIKDQKEDGQEVIVYRLKTEYQKIIPEAVEKANSMLGKPYNFNYILDENSYYCSDFVERAFRAENIFKLEPMTFIDPKTGKTNAFWEEFYTRKNLKIPEGEPGCNPNGLAGSDRLERVGSY, from the coding sequence ATGTCTGAATTTAGAATTAAAAAAAGAAAAAATACTGTTGTTGGGTTTTTGTTCTGTCTGATGTTATTATTGATACAGTGCAAAAATACTTATTCCGGTAATGTACTGCTCAAAAATGGAGATCTGCTTTTCGTAACGGCTAAAGAATCGGGGCTTTCCGGTGCTATTAATAATGTGACTCAAAAACAAAAAATAGCTTCATTTGATCACATAGGAATTCTGGAAAAAGATGGTAACAAAATGTTTGTTTTGCATGCTGCGCCAAAAGGAGGTTCTCAGAAACAGGATCTGAAAGATTTTATCAAAGACCAGAAAGAAGATGGGCAGGAGGTAATTGTTTATCGTTTGAAGACCGAATACCAGAAAATAATTCCTGAAGCTGTTGAAAAAGCGAATTCTATGCTTGGAAAACCTTATAACTTCAATTACATCCTGGATGAAAATTCATATTACTGTTCAGATTTCGTTGAAAGAGCTTTTAGGGCAGAAAATATTTTCAAACTGGAGCCCATGACATTCATTGATCCTAAAACAGGAAAAACGAATGCATTCTGGGAAGAATTTTATACCAGGAAAAATCTGAAGATCCCTGAAGGAGAGCCTGGTTGTAACCCCAATGGACTTGCTGGTTCTGATAGATTAGAACGAGTAGGGAGTTATTAA
- a CDS encoding response regulator transcription factor, which produces MPHILLVEDDDRLSKLIAKGFQEAEFEVTVAYDGIIGLKLALQTNFDLVVTDIVLPKKNGLEFCNEIKALQPNLPVIMLTALGTTDDKLEGFDAGADDYLTKPFEMRELTARIKVLLKRFSQQRQQKVSVLTYEGIEMNLEQKTVRRDHTPIKLTPKEFNLLKFMLENSERVLPRSEIAEKVWETHFDTGTNFIDVYINYLRKKIDKDFEVKLIHTKAGMGFILKKDYESGFVQ; this is translated from the coding sequence ATGCCACATATTTTATTAGTTGAAGATGATGACAGACTTTCAAAACTGATTGCAAAAGGATTTCAGGAAGCTGAATTTGAGGTAACCGTAGCATATGACGGAATCATAGGTTTGAAACTGGCTTTGCAGACCAATTTTGATCTGGTAGTCACAGATATTGTCCTGCCTAAAAAAAACGGACTTGAATTCTGTAATGAAATCAAAGCATTACAACCGAATCTTCCTGTAATTATGCTGACTGCACTGGGAACTACTGATGACAAGCTGGAGGGATTTGATGCCGGAGCCGATGATTATCTTACCAAACCTTTTGAAATGCGCGAACTGACAGCAAGGATCAAAGTACTTCTGAAACGCTTTTCACAACAGAGACAGCAAAAAGTGTCTGTTCTTACCTATGAAGGAATTGAAATGAATCTGGAGCAGAAAACGGTGCGCAGAGATCATACTCCAATAAAACTGACTCCGAAAGAATTTAACCTCTTAAAATTCATGCTGGAAAATTCGGAAAGGGTTCTTCCCCGAAGTGAAATTGCAGAAAAAGTGTGGGAAACCCACTTTGACACAGGAACGAATTTTATTGATGTATACATTAATTATCTCCGAAAAAAAATTGATAAAGATTTTGAAGTTAAGCTGATCCACACCAAAGCCGGCATGGGATTTATCCTGAAAAAAGACTATGAATCAGGCTTTGTGCAGTAA
- a CDS encoding ATP-binding protein, translated as MKIRTRLTLLFTLITAMLLSVYSVSIYYSSKEAREKSFYSELQNEAIAKADLFFRSSLPEQEMHKLYKNNTRTLNEVQVAIYDINKQLVYHDDAKVDYVKETPEMLSQIFQKKRINFFLNDLQVIGMVYHYEGKTYAVTAAAYDQYGYEYLTHLLTISIISFFSILILIYLAGIFLSKKALNPLSEMVTQIKKITAGKLQLRLKTTKEKDELNELAQNFNGMLERLENSFDSQKHFVSNISHELRTPLAAIITELELASEKDKTKEEYQETIQYALEDARNMVKLSNSLMDLAKASYDPNEISFSEVRLDEVLLESYTKIIKENSGYKVSLNIDESLEEHQLVIQGNEYLLQVAFNNLIDNACKYSPEHICSIDVKSNAKILLISFTNKGNMIPSEDLEHIFKPFYRSEIPKPEKGHGIGLFLTEKIILLHHAKITVVSDHNDTIFTVIFDII; from the coding sequence ATGAAAATAAGAACCCGACTTACGCTGCTTTTTACTTTAATCACTGCAATGCTTTTAAGTGTTTACAGCGTTTCGATTTATTATTCATCCAAAGAAGCCAGAGAAAAATCTTTTTACAGTGAGCTTCAAAATGAAGCGATTGCCAAAGCAGATCTGTTTTTCCGAAGTTCACTGCCGGAGCAGGAAATGCACAAACTTTATAAAAACAATACCAGAACCCTAAATGAAGTTCAGGTAGCGATTTATGATATTAATAAGCAGCTCGTTTATCATGATGATGCCAAAGTGGATTATGTAAAGGAAACCCCGGAAATGCTTTCCCAGATATTCCAGAAAAAGAGAATCAATTTCTTTTTAAACGATTTGCAGGTGATCGGAATGGTATATCATTATGAGGGAAAAACTTATGCGGTAACCGCTGCAGCTTATGATCAATATGGATATGAATATCTCACTCATCTTCTTACCATCAGCATTATCTCTTTCTTCAGTATTTTAATATTAATTTATCTGGCCGGAATATTTCTTTCCAAAAAAGCATTGAATCCGCTCAGTGAAATGGTCACTCAGATTAAAAAAATCACGGCCGGAAAACTACAATTAAGGCTTAAAACAACAAAAGAGAAAGACGAACTTAATGAACTTGCTCAAAACTTCAACGGAATGCTGGAAAGACTTGAGAACTCTTTTGATTCACAAAAGCATTTCGTATCCAACATTTCCCATGAACTGAGAACACCTTTGGCTGCTATTATTACCGAACTGGAACTGGCTTCTGAAAAAGATAAAACCAAAGAAGAATATCAGGAAACCATTCAATATGCGCTTGAAGATGCACGAAATATGGTAAAACTTTCCAACAGTTTGATGGATCTCGCTAAAGCCAGTTATGACCCTAACGAAATCAGTTTTTCCGAAGTTCGTCTTGATGAGGTTCTTCTGGAATCTTACACCAAAATCATAAAAGAAAATTCAGGATATAAAGTTTCATTAAATATAGATGAGTCGTTAGAAGAGCATCAACTGGTCATCCAGGGAAATGAATATCTTCTGCAGGTCGCTTTTAATAATCTTATTGACAACGCCTGTAAATATTCACCAGAACACATATGTTCAATAGATGTCAAAAGCAATGCGAAAATCCTTTTGATTAGTTTTACCAACAAAGGAAACATGATTCCTAGCGAAGATTTAGAACATATTTTTAAACCTTTTTACAGAAGCGAAATACCCAAACCGGAGAAAGGACATGGAATAGGGCTTTTCCTTACTGAGAAAATTATTCTCCTTCACCACGCAAAAATTACAGTCGTATCAGATCATAATGATACTATTTTTACCGTGATATTTGATATCATTTAA
- a CDS encoding EamA family transporter yields MKKSNIAIPATLLAIICVQGGASIAKQLFPAIGAIGTVTLRIVLSAVLLTLINRPKFLQFDRQKWKYCAIYGIGLAAMNLIFYMAIQRIPLGLAVTVEFAGPLFLALALSRKLLDVVWALLACVGILLIVPWQNDHVDLVGLGLAFLAGMFWALYIIMGGKVSKIMDGKDAVTTGMIFASMVIIPFTIWDGAVFNLTPAIFVKGLGVAILSSALPFSLEMMALKRLPAKTFSILMSLEPAFAALSGLVFLAEELSFLQWISITCVIAASIGTTVFNKKSLSHE; encoded by the coding sequence ATGAAAAAATCAAACATAGCGATACCCGCTACATTGTTAGCGATCATATGTGTACAGGGAGGAGCTTCCATTGCCAAGCAGCTTTTTCCTGCCATTGGAGCTATTGGAACGGTTACTTTAAGAATTGTACTTTCAGCTGTTTTGCTTACGTTGATTAACCGTCCGAAATTTTTGCAGTTTGACAGACAAAAATGGAAATACTGTGCGATATACGGAATAGGTTTGGCAGCGATGAATCTTATTTTTTATATGGCGATTCAAAGAATTCCTTTGGGGCTGGCGGTTACTGTGGAATTTGCGGGACCTTTATTTCTTGCATTAGCTTTGTCCCGTAAACTGCTGGATGTTGTCTGGGCTTTGCTGGCCTGTGTGGGAATCCTGCTGATTGTTCCGTGGCAGAATGATCATGTTGATTTGGTAGGACTTGGGCTTGCCTTTCTTGCAGGGATGTTCTGGGCTCTTTATATCATAATGGGTGGAAAGGTTTCGAAAATAATGGACGGAAAAGATGCCGTGACTACCGGAATGATATTTGCGAGTATGGTGATTATTCCTTTTACAATATGGGATGGTGCGGTTTTCAATCTTACTCCGGCTATTTTTGTAAAAGGGCTTGGGGTTGCTATCCTTTCAAGTGCTTTGCCATTTTCATTAGAGATGATGGCTTTGAAGAGACTTCCTGCAAAAACTTTCAGTATTCTGATGAGTCTGGAACCTGCATTTGCAGCGCTTTCAGGATTGGTTTTTCTTGCTGAAGAATTATCTTTTTTACAGTGGATTTCTATTACCTGTGTAATTGCAGCCAGTATTGGAACTACAGTTTTCAATAAAAAATCTCTTTCTCACGAATAA
- a CDS encoding efflux RND transporter periplasmic adaptor subunit codes for MKKIILSSIILFAASCKDNTPQQNKEPEIMIKGNQVTVPENNPVFKKIKTQVVTEQEHSDGVISAGTIQAIPNHYAEIASPFSGRITKSFIQLGQHISAGSPLFEILSSDYFSVQKDYTDALNDVQLAEKNHRRQQDLVKHGVGIQKELDEAETDFKNRKTSLSNASSALKVYNSKGGGIGSPLIVRAPISGEIISNKIVNGQYLKGDADPVMIIAELSKVWISGDVKEKDIRFVNTGDQVSVKVSAYPDRNITGKVYHINEIVDEDTRSIKVLIECDNPDRKLKPGMYATVNFSTTPAKAVMIPVTALMQQDNFQYVWVKTGKSQYVKRSVTTGETDQKTVRITSGLKPGETIMTEGGIYMLDAK; via the coding sequence ATGAAAAAGATAATCTTAAGTAGTATTATTCTCTTTGCAGCCTCTTGTAAAGACAATACACCTCAACAAAATAAAGAACCGGAAATAATGATAAAAGGTAACCAGGTAACTGTTCCGGAAAACAATCCCGTTTTCAAAAAAATTAAAACACAGGTTGTTACCGAACAGGAACACAGCGATGGGGTAATTTCAGCGGGAACTATTCAGGCAATTCCTAATCATTATGCAGAAATTGCCAGTCCCTTTTCCGGAAGAATTACAAAATCATTTATTCAGCTTGGACAACATATTTCTGCCGGAAGTCCTCTTTTTGAGATTCTTTCTTCAGATTATTTTTCGGTTCAAAAAGATTATACGGATGCCCTGAATGATGTACAGCTTGCCGAAAAAAATCACAGACGCCAGCAGGATCTCGTAAAACATGGCGTAGGTATTCAGAAGGAGCTGGATGAAGCGGAAACGGATTTTAAAAATAGAAAAACATCCCTCTCCAATGCTTCTTCTGCCTTGAAAGTCTATAACAGTAAAGGTGGAGGTATAGGAAGTCCTCTTATTGTAAGAGCTCCCATCAGCGGAGAGATCATTTCCAACAAAATTGTAAACGGCCAATATCTGAAAGGAGATGCTGATCCGGTAATGATCATTGCAGAATTATCCAAAGTCTGGATTTCCGGTGATGTAAAAGAAAAGGACATCCGCTTTGTGAATACCGGAGATCAGGTTTCTGTAAAAGTAAGTGCGTATCCGGACAGAAATATTACCGGAAAAGTATATCACATCAATGAAATTGTAGATGAAGATACCCGAAGTATAAAAGTCCTTATTGAATGTGATAATCCAGACAGAAAATTAAAACCAGGCATGTATGCTACGGTCAACTTCTCCACGACTCCTGCAAAAGCAGTGATGATTCCCGTAACCGCTTTGATGCAGCAGGATAACTTCCAATATGTATGGGTAAAAACAGGCAAGAGTCAATATGTAAAACGTTCAGTGACAACAGGAGAGACTGATCAGAAAACAGTAAGAATCACTTCAGGGTTAAAACCCGGAGAAACCATCATGACTGAAGGGGGAATTTATATGCTGGATGCAAAATAA
- a CDS encoding efflux RND transporter permease subunit, translated as MKKLLTISIQKRWLMLALFLLLGFFGYYSWTRLSIEAYPDIADVTSQVVTQVPGLAAEEVEQQITIPLERSLNGLPGMHVMRSKSTFGLSIITMVFDDGIDDYWARQRIQERLTDVELPYDAQPGLDPLTSPIGEVYRYIIESNNHSLRELTDLQKFVIIPRIKQISGIADVTNFGGITTQFQIELDPHKLEQYGLSLSEVTETISKNNVSAGGSMLSRGNLAYVIRGIGLVKDLNDLGKIVVKTQNGVPVFLNDVGTLKYGNLERKGILGYTDQKRNYSESVEGIVLLLRGQNPSQVLEGVHEAIEELNNETLPPGVKIHPFLDRTDLVKTTLTTVSHTLTEGIVLVIIVLIVFLGSWRGALLVAITIPLSLLFAFILMHFTNIPANLLSLGAIDFGIIVDGAIVMLETILRKREENPEEVLEEKTITQRVIEVAKPIFFSTIIIITAYLPLFAFERVEKKLFTPMAFTVGYALLGALAVALLLIPGLAYVIYRKPQKIYHNKWLEKLSTAYGKSIEKIMQTPKRVIIPIMIVLVSAGILSYHVGKDFLPELDEGSIWLQVQLPPGISLAQSKEMSDTLRVRTLKHPEITYMMIQAGRNDDGTDPWTASHFEVSIGIKPYSEWPAGKTKADLIKELAADYKNMPGFTVGFSQPMIDGVMDKISGAHSELVVKVYGEDFKETRRIAENVLSTLNTIPGSADLAIDQEPPLPQLQIIADRDKIAQYGLNVADVADLIEVALGGKAISQIFIGNKVYDISCRYTEDSRDTPDKIGNLMLTSASGAKIPLSQVAEVKLSTGESTITREMNKRHLTVKLNLRGTDLSSFLKKAQDKIEKDIKYDHEKYQIKWGGQFENQNRAYSRLAFIVPLALAIMFLLLYGAFGDFRQALVLMSIVPLALFGGMLALNIRGMSLNVSSAVGFIALFGVAIQNGVIMISHINDLRKKGYELKQAAIKGAKDRFRPVLMTATVAVIGLFPASLATGIGSDVQRPLATVIVYGLMFSTILTLFVLPAIYFMAERRNEKQNLESDEN; from the coding sequence ATGAAGAAATTATTAACAATCTCTATACAGAAGAGATGGCTGATGCTTGCTCTCTTTCTTTTACTGGGATTCTTCGGGTATTATTCCTGGACCAGACTATCCATAGAAGCCTATCCTGATATTGCTGATGTAACCTCGCAGGTGGTAACACAGGTTCCGGGACTGGCCGCTGAAGAAGTAGAACAGCAAATCACCATTCCTTTGGAAAGATCTCTGAACGGACTTCCCGGAATGCATGTGATGAGAAGCAAAAGTACTTTTGGACTGTCCATTATTACAATGGTTTTCGATGATGGGATAGACGATTACTGGGCAAGACAGCGTATTCAGGAAAGACTGACGGATGTAGAGCTTCCTTACGATGCACAACCAGGGTTAGATCCCCTCACCTCTCCCATTGGAGAAGTATACCGTTACATAATCGAAAGTAACAACCACAGTCTGCGGGAATTGACGGATTTACAAAAATTTGTGATCATCCCACGCATTAAACAGATTTCAGGAATTGCTGATGTTACCAATTTTGGAGGAATTACCACGCAGTTCCAGATCGAACTTGATCCCCATAAGCTTGAACAATACGGATTATCTCTGTCAGAAGTTACCGAAACAATCTCCAAAAACAATGTGAGTGCCGGAGGGAGTATGCTTTCCCGCGGAAACCTCGCTTATGTCATCCGCGGAATAGGTTTGGTAAAAGACTTAAATGATCTTGGAAAAATTGTAGTCAAAACCCAAAATGGCGTTCCTGTTTTTTTGAATGATGTAGGAACATTAAAATACGGAAACCTGGAAAGAAAAGGAATTCTGGGCTACACAGACCAAAAACGTAATTATTCTGAAAGCGTAGAAGGTATTGTCCTTTTATTAAGAGGGCAAAATCCTTCACAGGTGTTGGAAGGAGTACATGAAGCGATCGAAGAACTGAATAACGAAACACTGCCACCCGGAGTAAAGATTCATCCTTTTCTGGACAGAACAGACCTTGTAAAAACAACACTCACTACAGTTTCTCATACGCTTACTGAAGGAATTGTATTGGTTATTATCGTACTGATTGTATTTCTTGGAAGCTGGCGGGGAGCATTACTGGTGGCGATAACTATTCCGCTTTCTTTATTATTTGCTTTTATACTGATGCATTTTACGAATATTCCTGCCAACCTTCTTTCACTGGGAGCCATTGATTTTGGGATCATTGTAGACGGAGCAATCGTTATGCTGGAAACCATTCTGAGGAAAAGAGAAGAAAACCCGGAAGAAGTACTGGAAGAAAAAACAATCACCCAAAGAGTAATTGAAGTAGCAAAGCCTATTTTCTTTTCAACCATTATTATCATTACTGCCTATCTGCCTTTGTTTGCGTTTGAAAGAGTAGAAAAAAAATTATTTACCCCTATGGCTTTTACTGTTGGATATGCCCTATTGGGAGCACTTGCTGTAGCCTTGCTTCTGATCCCTGGATTGGCTTACGTGATCTATCGAAAACCACAGAAGATTTATCACAATAAATGGCTGGAAAAACTAAGCACTGCTTATGGAAAGAGCATTGAAAAAATAATGCAGACTCCTAAAAGAGTTATCATCCCTATTATGATTGTTCTCGTATCTGCCGGAATCCTCTCCTATCATGTAGGAAAAGACTTTCTTCCCGAACTGGATGAAGGCTCTATATGGCTGCAGGTACAGTTACCTCCCGGAATTTCTTTAGCCCAATCAAAAGAAATGAGTGATACGCTGCGTGTCCGTACTCTGAAACATCCTGAAATTACTTATATGATGATTCAGGCAGGCCGTAATGATGATGGTACAGATCCGTGGACTGCCTCACACTTTGAAGTCTCTATCGGGATAAAACCTTACAGCGAATGGCCGGCCGGGAAAACAAAAGCAGATCTCATCAAAGAATTGGCAGCAGATTATAAAAATATGCCGGGATTCACCGTAGGTTTTTCACAACCTATGATTGACGGAGTAATGGATAAAATCTCAGGGGCTCATAGTGAACTGGTGGTAAAGGTGTATGGAGAAGATTTTAAGGAAACAAGGCGTATTGCAGAAAATGTATTATCAACCCTAAATACAATTCCGGGTTCAGCAGATCTTGCCATTGATCAGGAACCACCATTACCTCAGCTGCAGATTATTGCAGACAGAGACAAGATTGCTCAGTATGGACTGAATGTAGCAGATGTTGCCGACCTTATTGAAGTGGCATTGGGAGGAAAAGCAATTTCCCAGATCTTTATTGGTAATAAAGTATATGATATTTCCTGCCGTTATACGGAAGACAGCCGTGACACTCCTGACAAAATAGGAAACCTAATGCTGACCTCAGCTTCCGGAGCGAAAATTCCACTTTCTCAGGTGGCAGAAGTAAAATTAAGTACAGGTGAAAGTACCATTACCAGAGAAATGAACAAACGCCACCTTACCGTAAAACTGAATTTAAGAGGTACCGATCTTTCTTCTTTCCTGAAAAAAGCACAGGATAAAATTGAAAAAGACATCAAATATGATCATGAGAAATACCAGATCAAATGGGGTGGGCAGTTTGAAAATCAAAACAGAGCGTATTCAAGGTTAGCATTTATTGTCCCGCTGGCATTGGCAATTATGTTTTTGTTGCTGTATGGTGCATTTGGAGATTTCAGACAGGCTTTGGTTCTGATGTCAATTGTTCCGTTAGCTTTATTTGGCGGAATGCTGGCACTCAATATCCGGGGAATGTCTCTGAATGTGTCTTCTGCAGTAGGATTCATCGCACTCTTCGGAGTTGCCATTCAGAACGGAGTCATTATGATTTCTCATATCAACGATCTGCGTAAGAAAGGATATGAGCTGAAACAAGCTGCCATCAAAGGAGCAAAAGACCGCTTCAGACCTGTACTGATGACGGCAACGGTTGCAGTAATCGGATTATTCCCTGCCTCATTGGCTACAGGAATCGGTTCTGATGTACAACGTCCACTGGCAACAGTAATTGTCTATGGGTTGATGTTCTCTACTATTTTAACACTATTCGTGCTTCCGGCTATTTATTTTATGGCTGAACGACGTAATGAAAAACAAAATTTAGAATCAGATGAAAATTAA